One window of Agromyces rhizosphaerae genomic DNA carries:
- a CDS encoding FecCD family ABC transporter permease — protein sequence MGPTSAVAAASGAGTSGADARGRAPGRGRRTLAVAASVALLLLVVGASLAFGVRQIDLGVVWQSLVAPVDGDADHRVVLELRVPRTLVGLLAGAALGLAGTLIQGVTRNPIADPGLLGVNSGASLAVVIAIAAFGVVDPLGYIWFAFAGAAAAATIVFAIGHGQPVRLALVGAALTSLLTPLITVVLLRDAETFNQYRFWAVGSLTGRGLETVQVLWPFLLVGGVLAVLLAHRMNLLALGDDVARGLGQRVGTTRALSGAAIVLLCGTATALVGPIALVGLVVPHAARRLVGSDYRWIIGISLALGPALLLAADVIGRLVVSPGELEAGVVAAFIGAPVLIAVARGRRVAGV from the coding sequence GCTCGCCGTGGCCGCATCCGTCGCCCTGCTCCTGCTCGTCGTGGGCGCGAGCCTCGCGTTCGGGGTGCGCCAGATCGACCTCGGAGTGGTCTGGCAGTCGCTCGTCGCCCCCGTGGACGGCGACGCCGACCACCGCGTGGTGCTCGAGCTGCGCGTGCCGCGCACCCTCGTCGGCCTGCTCGCGGGCGCCGCGCTCGGCCTCGCGGGCACGCTGATCCAGGGCGTGACGCGCAACCCGATCGCCGACCCCGGCCTGCTCGGCGTGAACTCCGGCGCATCGCTGGCGGTCGTGATCGCGATCGCCGCGTTCGGGGTGGTCGATCCGCTGGGGTACATCTGGTTCGCGTTCGCCGGCGCCGCCGCGGCCGCCACGATCGTCTTCGCGATCGGGCACGGGCAGCCGGTGCGCCTCGCACTCGTCGGCGCGGCCCTCACCTCCCTGCTCACGCCGCTCATCACGGTCGTGCTCCTGCGCGATGCCGAGACCTTCAACCAGTACCGGTTCTGGGCGGTCGGCTCGCTCACGGGCCGCGGGCTCGAGACCGTGCAGGTGCTCTGGCCGTTCCTGCTGGTCGGCGGCGTGCTCGCGGTGCTGCTCGCGCACCGCATGAACCTGCTCGCGCTCGGCGACGACGTCGCGCGGGGGCTCGGGCAGCGCGTCGGCACGACGCGCGCGCTCTCGGGCGCGGCGATCGTGCTGCTCTGCGGCACGGCCACCGCGCTCGTCGGCCCGATCGCGCTGGTGGGCCTCGTCGTACCGCACGCCGCGCGGCGCCTGGTCGGCAGCGACTACCGCTGGATCATCGGGATCTCGCTCGCGCTCGGCCCCGCGCTGCTGCTCGCCGCCGACGTGATCGGCCGGCTCGTGGTCAGCCCCGGCGAGCTCGAGGCCGGGGTGGTCGCCGCCTTCATCGGGGCGCCCGTGCTCATCGCGGTCGCGCGCGGCCGTCGCGTGGCGGGGGTGTGA